GTAAAATGGGGGCTAACCAAAATATTGGAATAGATAGTCCTACATAAGATAGGCTTTGTAAACTTTTTGCAAAAACTTGTTCAGAATTGACCGCACTTATAATGCCAAGTGGCAAACCAAAAATAAATGCTAAAAATAATGTAATGAAACAAAGTTCTAATGTGGGAGGAAGAACCGTGAGAATAAGGTTCATTAATGATTTTCCACCGTTATAGGTAATGCCAAAATCACCTTGTAACAAGGTGCCTAAATAATGAAAATAGCCGATATAAATGTTTTGTGTAACAAGATTCGCATTAAGAGGATCACGTAATAAAATGACAAAGCCTAATAACGATAGTACGAGTAATAATAATGCCACCCACAGAATATGGCGAAGAGCCGACCATAACATTAGTGTTTCTCCTGAATAAAATGTAAGGTGGAAAAATCTAAGCTACCAAAAGGTGTCATTTTTACTCCTTTCACACGACTATTTGCGACTAAAATACGTTTTACATTGGCAATAGGAATAATGGGTAATTCACGTAAAACGAGTTCTTGGGCTTCATTATAGGCTTTTGCGCGTGAACTTAAATGTGAGGTGGTAATGGCGCGATCCATAAATTGATCAAATTCTTCATTACACCAATTAGATAAATTAGTAAGTTCATTTTTTGTTCCACAGCTTAAAATTGGACGCATAAAACCATCAGGATCAAGATTACCAGCTAACCAACCAGATAGAATCAAATCATAATTTTCTGATTGATTGCGTAATTGCGCCGTTAAAAATGGACGAGTTACGGCACGCACTTTAACTTTTACACCCGCTTGGGCTAAATCCCATTTGATCATTTCAGCCATTTTAAAAGGTGCGGGATTATAGACTTGTTCTTCATTAATTACCCATAAATTTAACAAAAGGTTTTTATCTGTTAATTTATTTTTGGCGATTTTGGGATGGTAATCAAACTCAAATTCTGGCGTATTGACAGTTGAAGCCCAAGACACTTCAGGAATAATGTTATTAGCAACAGTTGCCGTGTTATGGTAAATGCTATGAATGATTCGAGCTCGGTTTAAACTTTGTGAAATAGCAGCACGGATTTCGTGATCTCGCATTAATGGCTTATCAAAATTAAACGCTAAATAGGCTAAATTCATCCCATCAGTAGATTGCATATAATAATGTTTGTCATCATTTTTTAATAAGCCAATTTGGCTTACTTCAGGATAAGAAGCGATTTGACATTCGTGATTGAAAAATTTGACTAAACGTCCGCTTCGATCAGTAGAAAGATCCACAATAATATGTTCTATCTTAGCTTCTTTTTTCCAATAATTTTCATTACGTACTAAGCGGACATATTGATTATATACATAATCTTTTACTTGATAAGGCCCTGTGCCTACTGGATGAGTATCTAATTGAGCAAGATTGTCATCTGCGCTTAATTGATAGGCATATTCTTGTGAAAAAATAATGGCATACTGGCTGGCAAGATGCGACAAAATGGAGGAATCTGGTTCAAATAATTCAATTTTTACTTGATAAGGTGAAAGTGCGGTCACAGATTTGATTTTTTCGTTAAGTTTAATGCTATCAAAATAAGGGAAACGCACTTTTCTTGCTTGTTCGTGAAACACTTTATATTGTGGATTACTATAGGTAACATTCGCCTCAGCTAGGGTTGGTAAATAAGTATTATGCCCTAATACACGATTAATCGAAAATACTACATCTTCCGCGTTAAAATCACGTGTTGGGGTAAACCAAGGGGTTTGGTGAAATTTTACGCCGTGACGTAAATTTAATAAAATTTCTTTACCATCAGCTGAGATGGAATAAGATTGCGCCAGCATTGGTGTTAATGTTGCACTGTGATTTTTTATATCAAATAATTTGTTATAAATTTGCTCCGTGACCACATTCATACTGGTTCCTGCATCTGCAGTTTGCGGGTTCAATGAAAAACCTGAAGCGTGGGTGCAATAAGTTAAGCCATTTTCAGTTAAAAATGTTGGAATACTTGGCGCAGCTTGTAATTCTATACTTTGGCTTATGCAGAGCAGAAAAGATAAAAATCTCAGATTTAGACGTAACATAACAAATGCATTGTGATAAATTATGTGCCAAATTGTAAGGCATATTAGTAAAAATGGCTAGGATATTGAATGTTTAATCGGGTTCAAAAGGAAATCAATCAAATTATTAATCGTGGTTTTGACCGCACTTTGCGCTTGGCGGTAACAGGGTTAAGTCGAAGTGGAAAAACGGCGTTTATTACAAGTTTAATCAATCAACTTCTCTCTATTAATCAAAATTCGCCACAGCATTTGCCCTTGTTTGAAGCGGCTAGAAATGGTTCAATTTTGGCAGTCAAACGAATATCCCAACAAGATCTCAGCGTGCCACGTTTTGATTATGAAAGTAATTTAAATGATTTGTCACAAAATCCACCTCAATGGTTTCAATCTACTCGTGGCGTGAGTGAAACGCGTTTAGCCATTCGTTTTCAACGTCAATCTGGCTTGCTACGTCATTTGAAAGAACGCAGCACGCTTTATCTGGATATTTTTGATTATCCAGGGGAATGGCTACTCGATTTGCCGTTATTAAATCTAGATTTTCAACAATGGTCACAAGAACAAGTCAAGGCAACCACAGGTATTCGCGAAGAATTAGCGCGAAATTGGCTTGCTATGTTACAGGATTTGGATTTAAGTGCGGTCGCAAATGAAGATGTTTTAGCAGAGATTGCGAAAAGTTATACGGATTATTTACACCAATGCAAGTCGCAAGGCATGCAATTTATTCAGCCTGGGCGATTTGTGTTGCCAAGTGATTTAGAGGGCGCGCCCGCATTACAATTTTTTCCATTAATTCATCTTTCAGAAGAACAGTGGCAAACCTTGAAAAAAACAGCCAAATCGAATAGCTATTTTGCCGTGCTGACAACACGTTATAATTATTATCGCAATAAAATTGTGAAAGGTTTTTACGAAAATTATTTTTCTAATTTTGATCGCCAAGTGATTTTGGCGGATTGTTTAACGCCTTTAAACCACAGCCAGCAAGCCTTTTTAGATATGCAAATGGGCTTAAATCAGTTATTTAATAATTTCCATTATGGCAGTAGAAATTTTCTTCATCGTTTGTTTTCCCCGAGAATTGATCGATTAATGTTTGTTGCGACGAAGGCGGATCATATTACTCGCGATCAAATGCCTAATTTAGTGAGTTTAATACGCCAAATTGTGCAAGAGGGCGGTCGCCATGTGGAATTTGAAGGAATTGATACGGAATATACCGCGATTGCGGCTGTTCGTACCACAAAGCAAGTGATTGTAAATCAGCAAGGAAAAGAAATTAAAGCGATTCAAGGGATTCGTTCTATTGATAAACAACCGATTACGCTTTATCCAGGAACGGTGCCGAGTAAATTACCAAGATCAGAATTCTGGCAAAAACAACCGCATTTTGATTTCGATAGTTTTGAACCTCAGCCTTTAGAACAAGGCGAAACTATTCCCCACCTGAGAATGGATGCAGTTTTACAATTTTTATTAAGTGATCGATTTGAATAAAAAAGTGCGGAAAATTTTTCCGCACTTTTTTCATCGTTCTAGCCCGTATTACGCATTCCAGCTGCGATACCTGTAATGGTAATCATTAATGCTTGTTCCACATCGGGATTTACTTGCTCTGGATTTTCACGGAAACGGTGAAGTAATTCTACTTGCAGTAGATTGAGTGGATCCGTGTAGATATTACGCAATGCGATTGAATCTGCAATCCAAGGTAAATCAGACATCAATTCACTTTGATGAGAAAGTGAAAGTACAGTTTGAATATCATCTTCAAGTTGCTTACGTAAATTTTCCCCTAAATACCAAAGTTCTTTTTTCACTAATCGTTGATCATATTGTTGGGAAAGCCAAGTATCCGATTTACTAAAGACCATTTCCAACATTCCGATTCGCGTTGAAAAGAACGGCCAGTTTTCACACATTTTATGAATAATATCGCCTTTTCCTTGTTCGATAATTTGACGTATAGAGGCACCTGCGCCTAACCAAGCAGGTAGCATTAAGCGATTTTGCATCCACGCAAAAATCCAAGGGATGGCACGTAAACTTTCCACGCCGCCATTTGGATTGCGTTTTGCTGGGCGAGATCCAAGCGGCAATTTGGACAGCTCCTGTTCTGGCGTTGCACTACGGAAATAAGGCACGAAATCTTTATCGCCACGCACCACACCACGATAAATATCGCAAGAAATCGTGGAAAGCTCGTCCATTATGTTACGCCATTCTGGTTTCGGTTCTGGTGGCGGTAACAGATTTGCTTCTAAAATGGCACTGGCGTAGAGATCAAAGGTTTCTACCGCCACAGTGGGTAAACCCAGTTTGAAGCGAATCATTTCGCCTTGTTCTGTTACACGTAAACCATTTTTTAGGGAACGAGGCGGTTGAGAAAGTAATGCCGCATGTGCTGGCGCACCGCCACGACCAATTGTGCCACCACGTCCGTGGAATAAAGTGAGTTCAATACCAAGTTTTTCCGTTAAATTCACTAAGGCTTCTTGCGCACGATATTGCGCCCAAGAGGCAGCCATCATTCCCGCATCTTTTGCCGAATCTGAATAACCAATCATTACCATTTGACGATTATCGATAACGCCACGATACCAACCCACATTGAAAAGTTGAGTCATGACTTTTTCGGCTGCATCTAGATCCTCCAAGGTTTCAAATAATGGCACAACAGGAATATGATATGGCACGCCCGCTTCTTTTAAGAGTAAATGAACGGCTAAAACATCGGATGCATTGCGTGCCATCGAAATAACATAACAAGCTATGACACCTTGTTTTTGTTGAGCAATGACTTTGCAAGTATCTAAAATTTCTTGGGTTTCAGGCGATGGCGTCCAGTTTTGCGGAATTAATGGACGGCGTGAGCTTAATTCCCGAATTAAGAAAGCCTGTTTATCGTCTTCCGTCCATTGAGCGTAATCGCCCAAACCAATATAGCGCGTGATTTCAGCAATGGCATCGGTGTGACGAGTGCTTTCTTGGCGAATATCCATCTGAGAAAGTATCACGCCAAAACAACTAATACGGTGCAAAATATCCAACAATGAACCATTTGCAATAATGCGCATACCGCATTGAATTAAAGATTGATAACAATCGTAAAGCGGTTCCCAAAGTTGATTATCTTCTAAAATAATTTCGCTTTCAGATACGCGCGGTGTGCGATTTGATAAGTGATCATCAAAATAAGCTAAGGTTGCTGTAAGCTGATCGCGTAAATTTTTTACTACGAAACGATAGGGTTCTAAATGCTCGCCGTATTTAGCGCGAAATTCATCGCTACATTTCATCATTGAAAGTTCATCGGCTAATTTGCTGATGTCTTGTAAGAATAAATCTGCCGCTTTCCAACGGGCAAAATAAAGTACTTTTTTGGTGATTTGTGCGGTAACAAATGGGTTTCCATCTCGGTCGCCGCCCATCCAAGAGGAAATGCGTACGGGTTTTAATCCCACTGGCAAATCGTAACCTAAAAATTCACGGGCGGTTTCATTTAGTTGGCGTAAAAATTCTGGTACAGCTTGCCACAAACTGTTTTCCAACATTGCAAAGCCCCATTTTGCTTCATCAAATGGCGTTGGACGAACAGTACGAATTTCGTTGGTATGCCACGCTTCTGCGATTAAACGAAGTAATAGACGCTCAATAATATTGCGTTCTTTTTCCGTTAAATCATTATGCTCTAATTTGCTTAAACATTTATTGATTTCAATGTGTTTATGAATTAATGAACGACGTGTTGTTTCTGTTGGATGTGCGGTCAGAACTAGCTCAATTAATAATTTTTCGACGGTTTTATGAACATCTTCCACAGAGACATTTTGTTCTTTTAAACGTTTGAAAAGTTCGCTTAAGGATTGAGAAGAACTTTGAGCAAGAGAATGTTCACGGGAAATCGTTTGATATTGTTCAGCAATGTTTGTGAGGTTTAAAAATTGGCTGAAAGCACGTGCAACAGGAATAATATTTTCATTAGAAATACTACCTAGCGTATCGAGCAATGCTTGTCTTGCTTTATCATCACCAGCACGAGAATTGCGAGAAAGTTTACGAATGTTTTCGATTAACTCGAGAATATCGGTACCTTGGGCATCGTTGATTGTTTCTCCGAGAAAACGCCCTAACATACTAATGTTATTGCGCAGAGTGGCGTACTCTTGTGTCATAGGAACTCCTAAAAGTAAAAAATAAAATTTGTCAGTTGGCGGTAGATATAACTAAAAATAGGGTGGAGGGCAAATGCTATTCAGAAAAATTTTGAAAATAATCAAGAAAAGCT
The Haemophilus influenzae DNA segment above includes these coding regions:
- a CDS encoding ABC transporter substrate-binding protein, giving the protein MLRLNLRFLSFLLCISQSIELQAAPSIPTFLTENGLTYCTHASGFSLNPQTADAGTSMNVVTEQIYNKLFDIKNHSATLTPMLAQSYSISADGKEILLNLRHGVKFHQTPWFTPTRDFNAEDVVFSINRVLGHNTYLPTLAEANVTYSNPQYKVFHEQARKVRFPYFDSIKLNEKIKSVTALSPYQVKIELFEPDSSILSHLASQYAIIFSQEYAYQLSADDNLAQLDTHPVGTGPYQVKDYVYNQYVRLVRNENYWKKEAKIEHIIVDLSTDRSGRLVKFFNHECQIASYPEVSQIGLLKNDDKHYYMQSTDGMNLAYLAFNFDKPLMRDHEIRAAISQSLNRARIIHSIYHNTATVANNIIPEVSWASTVNTPEFEFDYHPKIAKNKLTDKNLLLNLWVINEEQVYNPAPFKMAEMIKWDLAQAGVKVKVRAVTRPFLTAQLRNQSENYDLILSGWLAGNLDPDGFMRPILSCGTKNELTNLSNWCNEEFDQFMDRAITTSHLSSRAKAYNEAQELVLRELPIIPIANVKRILVANSRVKGVKMTPFGSLDFSTLHFIQEKH
- a CDS encoding YcjX family protein; the protein is MFNRVQKEINQIINRGFDRTLRLAVTGLSRSGKTAFITSLINQLLSINQNSPQHLPLFEAARNGSILAVKRISQQDLSVPRFDYESNLNDLSQNPPQWFQSTRGVSETRLAIRFQRQSGLLRHLKERSTLYLDIFDYPGEWLLDLPLLNLDFQQWSQEQVKATTGIREELARNWLAMLQDLDLSAVANEDVLAEIAKSYTDYLHQCKSQGMQFIQPGRFVLPSDLEGAPALQFFPLIHLSEEQWQTLKKTAKSNSYFAVLTTRYNYYRNKIVKGFYENYFSNFDRQVILADCLTPLNHSQQAFLDMQMGLNQLFNNFHYGSRNFLHRLFSPRIDRLMFVATKADHITRDQMPNLVSLIRQIVQEGGRHVEFEGIDTEYTAIAAVRTTKQVIVNQQGKEIKAIQGIRSIDKQPITLYPGTVPSKLPRSEFWQKQPHFDFDSFEPQPLEQGETIPHLRMDAVLQFLLSDRFE
- the ppc gene encoding phosphoenolpyruvate carboxylase, whose protein sequence is MTQEYATLRNNISMLGRFLGETINDAQGTDILELIENIRKLSRNSRAGDDKARQALLDTLGSISNENIIPVARAFSQFLNLTNIAEQYQTISREHSLAQSSSQSLSELFKRLKEQNVSVEDVHKTVEKLLIELVLTAHPTETTRRSLIHKHIEINKCLSKLEHNDLTEKERNIIERLLLRLIAEAWHTNEIRTVRPTPFDEAKWGFAMLENSLWQAVPEFLRQLNETAREFLGYDLPVGLKPVRISSWMGGDRDGNPFVTAQITKKVLYFARWKAADLFLQDISKLADELSMMKCSDEFRAKYGEHLEPYRFVVKNLRDQLTATLAYFDDHLSNRTPRVSESEIILEDNQLWEPLYDCYQSLIQCGMRIIANGSLLDILHRISCFGVILSQMDIRQESTRHTDAIAEITRYIGLGDYAQWTEDDKQAFLIRELSSRRPLIPQNWTPSPETQEILDTCKVIAQQKQGVIACYVISMARNASDVLAVHLLLKEAGVPYHIPVVPLFETLEDLDAAEKVMTQLFNVGWYRGVIDNRQMVMIGYSDSAKDAGMMAASWAQYRAQEALVNLTEKLGIELTLFHGRGGTIGRGGAPAHAALLSQPPRSLKNGLRVTEQGEMIRFKLGLPTVAVETFDLYASAILEANLLPPPEPKPEWRNIMDELSTISCDIYRGVVRGDKDFVPYFRSATPEQELSKLPLGSRPAKRNPNGGVESLRAIPWIFAWMQNRLMLPAWLGAGASIRQIIEQGKGDIIHKMCENWPFFSTRIGMLEMVFSKSDTWLSQQYDQRLVKKELWYLGENLRKQLEDDIQTVLSLSHQSELMSDLPWIADSIALRNIYTDPLNLLQVELLHRFRENPEQVNPDVEQALMITITGIAAGMRNTG